From Aegilops tauschii subsp. strangulata cultivar AL8/78 chromosome 5, Aet v6.0, whole genome shotgun sequence:
CGGCGAGTAGAATAAGGCATTTTGCGCGCCCGCGCAGTTTAGTGCTACCATATTTTATAGTGACTCATTTACGGTGTCTTTCTTTCCAACCATTTTCTATTCGTTTTCTCTTCGGTTTAGGGAGACCCACCTCGCCACAGAAGAAGCAACCTCGCAAGAGAAAAAGCAACCCCACTATCTACCTTAGGGGAAAGCAACAACCACATTATTTATCTTAGGGGAAAGCAGCAACACTATTATCTATCTTAGATGTGGGGTCCAGGGGATTGACGGAGTTGTTCGCTGGTGGTGTGGGGATTAGAGGGACAGCCAACACGGCGATGGGGGGGGGAGGAGGGGCGAGGCCGGCGGGAGGCAGCGGTtagggctcggggggggggggggtgcacgattggaagaagatgaacaagaaCGTTTGAAAGAAGAAGATCTGACCGTTCATCCGTGATCCCGACGGCTGGGAGTAAAAGTGACTTATAAGATTTATTTTTCAGGTACCTATATGGATGGATAGACTTTTTTTTGAGTTAAATGCACTGGAGGTCCTAAAAGTTTCGTTGTTGTGTCGAGGCTGCAGAGGCTGCTATTTTTTTAACAGAAAACCCCTTAGAAACACTTCTTCACATCCCCGGGTCCCTGGCTCTATTTCTTCCCCAaatcccccctctctctcccttaccctaaccctagccatGGCCGGCACTTCGAGCTCCTCGGCGGGGAAGCAGTTGAAGAAGAGGAGCATGGTAGTGTGTTgtcagcgccgccgccgctgccggcgCAAGCTCCAATTTCGTCTGGTATGTTGCCGCGCGAAGGAaatcgtcgtcgtcgccgccgccgatcGCCTCCAGTGTCGCTAGAGTCACTTTTAGGACCTCCGGTGCATTTAACTTTTTTTTTtcgaagaaatacctttcctcttCCTCCCGGATTGACCCCTTCCTCCTCCGCGCCGCTCTCGTGTTCTCACCTACCCAAGTTCCAATCCATCCCATCCACGCCGCTCTAAAATCTCTCGTGTAGCATCAGGTGTGCCCTAGAGCTGCCGCCTTACGGTAGCTTAGCATCACCGCAACCGTCTTCTCCGCATCTCGTCGCCGCCATCGCTGTTCCCCTCTGCCTCGTCGTGTGCCTGCTGTCTCCACCACCGTCCGCAACATTGGGCACTGTTCTCCTAGGTATGAGTTTTCGTCTGCCGGTGATTAGTTAATCCAAAACAAATCTCCACAAGTTTTGGATGCGCACCATCTGGATTCGCCCTTACGATGTGCAAAGTTGAACGGTTTAACCCCAACCTGAAATTGGGTTGCGTTCTTTCTTTTTCGAGCAGCAGTTAAAATTTGTGCGTTCTACTTATGTCCGGGACTAGCGCAATAATTTTTTGCACTGATCTTACGCACTctgttctttttttttttgaggggttaCGCACTCTGTTCACGCATCGGGGTTATCCAAGTTAATTTTGCGGGTTTAGTAAATAATGTATTAGCTCAAGGACCATATCATCTGACATAAACTGTAAGACTTAAAATAGGGACCTTTTCTTTGATGATCTGTGATGATTCTATAACCTTGTGTTACTGTTGATGACAGAACATTTTGAGACTTTACTTTTTTTGTGGTTCAGTGTTGGGAATATGCTGCAAATTAAGAGGGGTACGGATGATGGTCTCATGGAAAATCTCAGAGAAAGCTCAAAAAAGAATAGAACTTGCATTGGTAGAGAAGAGACACTTGATTTGTCGATTTCAGGTCTGCCAACACTTCATTATTCTACACATATTTTTCCAGATCTATTGGAGCACTCACAACTGCGCTGTCTCATGTTTGTTTACCTAGGTGACTTACATCGGGATAGCACTTTGGAAGAACAAATTGAAAGCGATTCTGGTCAAAGCATCTGGAGTGAGCTCAGTGAACAAGTTACTTCAGAATTTTCTACAAATGTTGTCTGCCTTGCTTTGTGTCCTGGTGACTATGTTGTTTCACCCTTCTAGCCtctttttaaaataattttattttATAATGTTACAATGCTAGTTATAGATGACCAAAGTTACATCATTGTGTAGGACATGATGTGTTATTTGCGTGCTCAGGCATAGCCGTGCACTGCCAGGTTCATTTTGCAAGGTTCCTGACTTCAGCAAGTTTGGTCAGAGCTTTCAATGATCTTAAAAGAGAAGGCCACGATGGCTTGAAGGTTGGTGCTGCTAATCATCATTCACTTAATTTGCTTGTTTACGTAAGTTAACTGCACCATTCTGTATCATTATAGATCCAAGTGCAGCGCAAAGGCTATGTTGCCAGAGGGTCATTGGGGGACTATAATTTCGATCAGGGAATTGCTCTTGTCAGCATAAAGCTTTTCACCCTTGGTGTTAATCCAGTGAAACTCTATCATCAGCTGGAATTTCTTCCTTGTAGTAAGGTAGTATCTGTAGCATGTGCAACCACTGGCAAATTAATGGTCACAAGTGGAATACTGACCGATGATACAAGTGGATCTGAAAATGGCAAAGAGCTTATGTTCTCAACTTGTAAAATCTCCAAGGTACACTTGCTCTTTGGTCTGAGTATTTGATATGTAACTATATGCACCGAAAAGTAACACTGATGCATAAAAATGACATTTCACTTTGTTTGGTTCCAATGTAACCCTTGTCATATTTGCTAGGATTGGGAAGGCGGAGCACTTTTTGATTATGATGGAAACTTTGTTGGCATGAACCTTTCTTCGGTTGAGGAAAGAACATCTTTTTTGCCAACTAGTATAATTATCAAACATTTGGAACAATTTGTGCCAAACATGGAAGTTAAGGTAGTCAGATATGTCATGTGTATTTGCATTTATTTGCTTACCAAAGTTTGTTCACCCTTATTCCTATACAATTTCCTCCTTGGATTTTAGTTTTTTGAGTAATACTGGAGCTTAATTAAACTATAAGCCATTTCAGTTGCCAAACAACTTTCAAGGCTTATGAATCTTGCAAGAATCTGGATTGTTGGGTGTTGTTCCTTTTGTAGCTTTATTATCTTTAATTTTTAGTTTCTTGCAGTTTCCATTTTTTTCTCCCTTGATATCAACTTGATTCTTTGCTGCCTCTGCCAAGAATACCCACATTGCTTCAATATCGAACTTGGTAGATTTTTCTAATTTAAGtaatgttttttgttttgttcgGACTTGAAATGTGAAGGGTTTGTGATAGTCTCCTGAACCTGGAGGTTGTGTAGTATTTGCTCAGTTCTCCACACAACTTTGTCCTTCGGATGACCCTTGGATCATCCCAGGATAACTAGGCTTAGAGGTCTTGCAGTGGCCTCCACCGACCTCATATTCATTGTGGCAGCCGATGACTCATCTCCGCGATTGCCCTAGATGGTAGAAGCAGCATTACTGCTGTTGAAGGTAGTATGGTTGTACCGCCGCCGGCGATGGCATCTTTGTCTTCATGTCAACCGAATCTGGCGCCACCTCCACCTCCAAAGACACAGCCTTCAGCCAACATCGATACAGTAAACCATAAGCAGATGCGCTGTAGCGCCTTGGTCAGCTACGGTTGCCGATTGCACCACTGTCAGTTTGTCACCTTCGTGAGGTGCTTGGCCCTCCGCCCTCAGCACTGTGACTGCTGCACTAATAACTGCCAATCTGCGCTTAATCTCCCTGTCTAATAGCAGCGCCAGCGAGAAAACCCTGCTGCTAGCCATTGATGGCGGAGCAGCAGGTGGTTGCTCTGATAATAGGATAACTAGGATATACTTCTCTGAACAATAAATACTCTTGATTCATTGTCTGATTTATATGGGGTACAAATATAAGTACAATTACATGTCCACTTTCGTACAGGCAGACAAATAACTTATCTCCTATACTGTACTAAACTAATCTTACGTTTCCCAACAACACTGGGATATTATCCCTTATTTTTTGCAATTCTATTCATCTGATGCTGCGTATGTGTGATGTTTTCGTCCATTTTACTTGAGTTGCAAGTTTACTATGTCCTGCAGGCCTGTAACACTACGGAGATATGAGGAAATACAACCCAGGCCCTATATGCACTATCCAAGAGGTGAACACGTGGCCAGACCTTTTATAGTTCATATCTCTCATGACCTCAATGCTAATCAGCTAACCTTATTTACACTATCTTCATATGTGTGTCTGATTTGGGAACCTAGACATATATGGGGATCTAGACTCCTTGGGCTATCCAAAGCAATCAACAACTACTATCCGTGGTTAGTCAATGCTTGTAATTTGGTCCTGCATTGCGCTCATTTACGCATTTCCTCTGCCTCTGACAACTATTCTACCGTCTATCATTGAACAGAGGGCTTGATTTTGGTTAATACTTTCGAAGAGACTTTTGGTGAAGTATACGATTCTGGTAAAGGTGTCTGGAGCCGACTCGGGAAAACAATTTCTAATCATTTCCATCAAGTTGTTGTCTCACTTGCTGCATTCATCGGTAATCAATCTCAGAGTGATGTGCTATATACTTCTCCACATTTCAACTTGGCTATCAATTATAACTGTGGTATATATGCAGGAGAAACAAGGATTTTTGCATGCACAGGCTTATTTATTGATTGGAATGGATGCACCACCATTTTGACTTCAGCAAGTTTGATTCGGGATCCTAACGATGGAAACAAGATTGCTGAAAACTTGAAGGTTTGTTCTTGATGTGGTCCTTGCATTTTCTGCTTAGGTCTCACAGTGCGATTTGCAGATTGAAGTCAATATTCCAAATGAAGGATGCAAAGAAGGGATATTACAACATTGTAATTTACACTACAATGTTGCTCTTGTTGATGTCGAGAAGTTCCGTCCTCTTTGTTCATCTAAAATTCTTGAAGAACAGTGGGACCCTAGAATTCTTGAAGATCCGAATGTAGTAGCTGTTGGGCGCTGCTTCAAATCAGGCGTGTTAATGGCTACACATGGAAAACGGACTGACTGGTCAGGCATGCTTGATTGCAGAGATCTTCGGTACTCCAGTTGTACAATCACTAAGGTTAGTAGTGCTCTTGGCGATATTCTTAGTTGACGTATCCATCGCATGATGTACTAAACCATATCCCTTCACCATTACAAATGGAAACTTCTCCATCCGAAAAAATTCATTGTCGCTTTTGCTTGCTAGGCTGGGATTGGAGGGCCCCTGTTTGACTTCAAGGGGAGATTTGTTGGCATGAACTTCTATGATAAGAAAATAGGGACCCCCTTCGTGTTTAAGGATCATATTTGTCGACTGCTGGCACAGTTTGAGGGAAAAAGGTATGTATACTTAGAATGTTTGTTTGACGTATTCAAGTGCATGCCATGTGAGGTTTGAGATGATTGCATGACATGCTACCTTTTGCATCTTCTCAAAGGAAAAAATAAATCTTTCTATTAAATCTAGCCTACTGTGTTCGACAGCACCGTTGATGAAGTTGGCAGTGATGATAAACCAATTAGGTATGCCTTTAATTTACGCATCTCTTTGATATTTTGCATAAAAACTGCTGATAACATTACTATGCCTGGAAAATTACCAAATGATGGAAACAGGTGGCCTGTGCCCAAGCCGTGTTGGCGCCACCCGCATGATGAGCTCGATGATTTGCGCCCACCTGGGTATGGGGAAAAATCTGATAGATTCGGATTTACATATGTGCGTGGAGTCAGAGTTGACTACCATTAGATGACTCTTTCTATGCTCCGTTGGATTACCTTTAGACGACTTTTTCTCTGCTCCGTTGGATTATCGTTCTCCATATTGTCGATCTGGTGAACCTGTTGGCTGTCTTGTAGCCTTATTCTAATAATGTTTGAACCAATATTTTGGTGTTCATCTGCTGTCATAGTTGAAATTGTACTACTTGTGCACTGATTCCATATGATGGTACTTTATCGTGTTACTTAAACTGTAATGTGTAATGATGTGCAACCATTGGCCAGAATTTCTGTTGGGCATAGTTTTGCTTCAAATTCTCAAATTGGATGATAAAAGTATTGTATAAAATTTTAAAGGGTGGGTGATTTAAACATAAAAATTAGTTTCTCAGATTTTACGCCCCTTCTACCTTGTAACCAACGTCCACTTTTCCCTCTTGTGTCGACATGCGTGCAGCAATAACTTGTTCCATGGTAAGTGTTCTGGTATCGAACATATAAACGCTGCTAGAGTACGCGCCATCTCCGTTTCAAATTCACCCTGTACGCTCAATTTGTACTGCTGTCCATTGACATCGTACTTTTCATCGCCGTGGTAAACATCTGGGCGCTCGTTCTTCTGTACGCCCGTGTAATCGGGCTAGAGCGACTGATGCATGGGCCAGCCTAGCAGCGACAcagtgtgtgcgtgcgtgtgtccGGGTGAAAGCAGCGGTGTTCGTGGGTTGGCAGGGCATTTTTTTACTGTCCTTGTTTGCACCCAGCGGCGGCGCCTCCGCTTCAGCCGCGGCGGGCCCATCTATCGGTCTCGTGGGTGTGCGGCTCAGAGAGAGCAGCGAGCGGGCGGCCTGGGCAAGCGGGCACGAGAGAAAAGAAAGGGGGATTTGATTTTTTTGCCACCACTTTCTTTGGACTTTGATAATTTGCCACCCTTTACTTTGTAATTGATCTGATGACACTCTTTTGTTTGGACTTTGCTACTTTGCCCTCTGTCAGGTGGGTCCTGCAACAAATGTCCAACATACCCCTCTCTCTGGATTGACCGACCACGAACTGGGACGTCTCCAGTCGCTCGCCCTCGTTCCCCTTCGCCCGCAACAACTCACGaagacggcggcgacggcgagttGCAGTCAATGCTTCTCGGCGGTGGCGGAGACTTGCACTTGGTGGTCCTCAACGCCGGCGGCTGGATCCATCTCAGGAAGGTGAGGCCCTCGCTCGGGCTGCGCCGCGCCGCGCTTCCTATCCCTCGCCGCCCGTCCACACCCTCGCcgcccgtccccgtcgccgcttCCAACCCTCGCCGCCCGTCCTTGTCGCCGCTTCCAACCCTCGCCGGCCGTCCTCATCGTCGCCGCGACACATGAAACAACTACATCTGCGGTTGCAGCTTGCAGCGGCGACGCTTGTAGCTCTCCCCGGTTGtagctccgccgccgcccctcgctgCACGAAATTGCGTCGACGACGGCCGCCAGCCATCCACTGTGATTGCGGCTCGGTGGCGACACGCGCAGGTTGAACCATTTCGCACATACGATTGAAGCTTTCTCTACAACGGATGCAACTTTTTTGGTTATGCAGTGTATGGTTGTAGCTTTTTTCATCTACGGTCGAAGCTTTTCTATCAACGGTTGCAACTTTTTTCTTTGTAGCAGCCTTGGTTAATGCTTTCTCTATTATTtcgggttgaagctttttcatcAAGGGTTGTAGCATTTTATGTCGACGGTTGTAGCACTCCGCCATGGAAATGACTGCTTGCAGCTTTTGATGTatctggttgaagcttttttcatcTTGGTTTGAAGCATTTTGGTTAACGGTTGTAGCATGAGGGCGTGCAGCAGGTTCTGCAATGCCTCCGCCATGTCTGCAGCGCAAGTGCCGCCGTCCTCGCAGCTCGCCGTCACCATGCTCGCCATCCATGATGGCAGCTCTCCTGGGCACCGGTTGCAGCAGGCCACGACGCGGTTCCAGCTTCCGCCGGGGCCGACGAGCGAGGACGGCgaacggcgacggggacggccgACGCgggtggccaccggtgatgaggacggccggcgggggcggcgaacggcgacgGTCAACTAAGGTAGGGACCGGCGAGATGAAATAGAGAGAGAGGAAACAGCACAGCCACATGGGGCGTTAATGCCGAGCGATTTATGGGCGGATGGAAGGGGATCGCACAAGTCGCGCGCGACCGGCCGAGTGGTTCGGCCGGTGCCCGGGCCCAAACGTTTCCCAAAAATCAAATCCCCGAAAAAAAAAGGGGGAAGCGGCAGCGAGAGAAAAGAGCAAAAGCAGCCAGACCGCCCGCGCCCCCGCAACCGCCTCCTctcgtgccgccgccgccgcctcggccgGCCCGTGCTCTACCGGCGCCCGTCGGCCTCGATCCGGCCTCGGCACCTCGAGACTCGGCAGGAGGAGCTTGCCCTCGAGTAGAACGACAGGAGGAGGGGAGCAGCAGCCGCGCCCCGTGCTCCGCCGGTGCCCGGGCGTCGACCCGTCCTTGGCAGGAGGAGCTCGAGCCGAGGACCGCGACCTCGATCCGGACTCGGCAGGAGGAGGGAAGCAGTAGCCGCGCCAGCTGGCGGGCTGGCGCGCCTCGTCGCaacctccgcctcctcctccgcgaCGCCGCTGAAGATGACGAGGCCGTCGCCGCCTACGCCCTCAAGTGGCTCGGCTTCGCGCTCTACCACCCCGTACTCATCTCCACCATCTCAGGTAGTAGCCCCTATCTCGTCAACTAAATGTGCAGTTTATGTCTGTGCCGAGTTAGGCTTAGGCCCAGTCAAGAAAATCTTGGTGGAATGTGGGCGACCACCATGTTGTTCTCACAATCTGGCTTCTGTCAGTCCATGCCTTGCACGGCTGTAGGTTTACCTTCCAGTCTTCCACTGATACTATATGGTTAATAAACCATTGTCTCAGATCCATTTTCCTATCATCTAGCAGTTTCATCCTCAGACATTGGCCTTTCAATGAGAGCTGGTAGTTTACATTTTCTTAGGAAAACgtagaaaattttcatttcatGGCAGGTACCCTGCGTACACATGCTAGAAGTTGGAGCTGATAATTTTTTGTTTTGATAGTTCATGATTTTCTACAATTAAAGAGCCTGTCCCTTTTGCTATTCTAAATCACTATCCATTGCTATCTCTTGTTTTTTGATTACCCTCTGAACCGATTAATGTGCTCAGTTGCTCAGACATGCCCTTGAATCATGAATTGTATACAGCAGGGCGCCGAGCCTTTCATCTAAAAAAAAACCCATCAAATTACCTGTTGGTTTGAAGGGATTATAATATTTATTTTTCTTACCCTGCAGGACAGTTGGCTCAATCGATATTGGCTACTTTGGTTCGGCTGATCATGACCACCAAGATGAAGGTTTGTTCTGCTCACCATTTTTTGTTTTCAGGCTCTTCTTTTGTTCAGTGTTACTGTGGAGAATGTGTGTGCTCGTTCAGTAATTGAGTTCCTATTTCTTGTCTTATTAATTTGTTATTACAGGCTATTTGTAATCTTGCAGTCTGGTGCATTTCTGTTCAACAATTGGAGGCTTCGGTGGTAGAGGATGGATTAACTCCCTTGCTCAATGCTATTGTTTATGCCCTTGACAATCCATTTGGTTCTTTGTCTACAACATTTGAGGCTATTCAGGTTATCTTCCCACTTAAACGGCATTCTGTTGCATTACATCTCTTTTGTTTGGTGAACTAAGTAATTAATCTCAGAGTATGCCTATCTCTGGTTTGTTGAACAGAGTAATTAATCTCATAGTATATTTGTTATAGCAATAAAACAGTTCATGTGAATGATTTCTTTGCAGCATAATGTATTGCCAGTGACCAACATAGTTGGCATCTTTTTACAATTGCTGTAACTGAAGGGGTTTACCTCCAGCCCTGCAAGACATCTATGTAACCTTTTACAGACTGGCTCAAGTGTTAAGACTGCCGTATTAAGATACATTTTTTCTTGTCAAAACAGTTTAAGTTACTAATTAATATATGCCCACTCTCTCGCTAACGAAATTTGAGTGAATCTTTTTAACATCACTTATAATTGCAATGGCAACACTCTTCCTTGAGAAGTATGTTAATTTACTAAAATATGTCGGTAATTATTAGAGTTCATTACTCATATATTTCACGTCTTCATCAGGGAGGAAAAACAAATTGTTCATAGATGATGTCATTAGATTTTTCCATGCCTCTATGAATAGTGCATCGAGCGGGCAGAGAGCAAGCGGGCAGCTGCGAAGAGGCAGAGAGCGAGCGGGCAGCTgcgaagaaaagaaaaaaggagaAGCGAGAGCGGGAAGGGAGAGAAAAAGACCTAGCCCGTGACCCCCGCCTCGTCTCATGCCGCCGCCCGCCTCCTCTCTCCTCTCCTTTCTCTCTCGATTTGATctgcaggagagagagagagagagagagagagagaagataagagggagagaggaggagaggagtgAGAGGAAAGGAGGTGCGGTGGCAGGGAATTCGTCGTCAGATGCGTCCTATATGTGGTGATGATCTCCTACTTTATTTTCTTGATTTATGTTTTGTTCTTCCTTTCTTTCCAACTTAGTAATCATGCTCTTGCTTTTCCTTTGGTCTCTGTTGTAGATGGGTGTGCCCATCCAGTCGATGGTGGGGTTGATGTGCCCGTCGATTCGGTGATCTGCCGGCTGAGCTCATCTTCTCTATGGTAGTCGCAGGCATTGTATGTGATAGTGCAGTCGCTGATGTACAAGAGGCGTCCGTGGTGTCAGTTCTCCATCGTCCATGCTTATCTTCTATATGCTCTAGCAGCCAGGTGACTACATGTTACCTTTTCTATCAATTCAGCTAAGCATTAGCAGACATGCAGTGTGCTTCTCATTGTTCTCCGAGGAATTTGAATTGGATTGATTTCGCCTGCTTCTTAATTTTTGGTAATAGAGCTGTAGGAACAAGAGAAGAGAGACACAAATCCCTTATTGTGATTCATGACACCTAAGCACTGCCAGATATACTATTGTTACTATGGCCAACACTTAGATTTTGTTACATACTCCCTCCGCCCTTTAAAGAGTGTACTTCCAACTTTGTTGGAGGGTCAAATTATTTTAAAGTTTGACCGAGTTTATGCAAAAACATATCAATGTTTATGAAACCAAATAGGTCTACGATGAAAATGCATTTTATCATGAATCTAATGCTACTAATTTGATGGCATAAATGTTGATGCATTATTATATAAATACGGTCAAACATAAAAAAGTTTGACTTTCCAACAAAGTTGGAAGTACACTCTTtaaagaacggagggagtatatgagtCGGGAACACATAGTGATTCTAATAATCGAGTAAAGTCATGTATATAGACTGATTAGTGTGATGTGTTTATGATTTTTTCGAGGACACCTAAGATGAAAAGCGGTGGGTGTGGTGGCTTAAACAAAGTTTGTGCAATTTCACTTTAACTTCAAACTGTTGTTGGTGAGACTGCCATGTCAGGAACTCATGTACTTACAATACGTTCAGTTAGATTAGAAAATGTCATCTCATTTAAAAAATTACATCTCATTTCTTCCCCTTGATTCAGTTATGAACTCTATTGTATGTTCAGACTCTGAAGTAGTTATGCGAGAGTAGAAGAGGTTTGTAGCCTCCGCTGCTGGTGGACTGACTATTTTATATGGACTGAGCCTGCAACTGAGGGTAGTGCTACTCTATGCTGGGCAGCAGTAACTTAGGTTTGCGCTTTTGTGAAATTGACACACGGACTAAATATACACATCattgagagagctctacctcattgagtgttcggcacacgggtcatatttcttttattactcactttgcataaattattaattatgcaactaatttttatttatttattattattactattatctccggtttGCATTATTTTCCGTGCACAGATAAATGATCCGGGTTCGGCAGCGCTGTCTCCTCGGCATACCAACGTACCACGTTACCTCGGGACcggggcttcgtcatcacttcattaacccacgccggggacttcggTGTCATACTGCCGGCCTGCTCCGTCGCCTCGGTCGGACTGGGGGTTCCACCTCGCCACATTGGCCGTGCTACGTCGCCATTTcagagtgccgagctcttcgctccgccacctcgggaccggcccGGGGGCTAGGaccttgtcccgcatcaagctcggacTGCGTCATTAACaacgagcacattaaccagctaagtcgctttaaTGCTAAAAAAAattcagttttaaattttgttcggttcgaccaagcattatacttttttggcaaaaagttgtttgtgaaaaactttcatgtcaaaactttgtttgtgacacacaaattcaaataccccgtttacttgggggcttcctttatgaagcctttcctcttgcatatgattatacttgtatggtttcgttccttgttcgtgtattacgccacaatatgcatcaagacttaagtgttccgcaagctgggttgccttgctcgtgtgtttacccctacgttcccgattgttcggctagggagtaaagggagcacctctgcgattgt
This genomic window contains:
- the LOC109774453 gene encoding uncharacterized protein isoform X1, which encodes MTEHFETLLFLWFSVGNMLQIKRGTDDGLMENLRESSKKNRTCIGREETLDLSISGDLHRDSTLEEQIESDSGQSIWSELSEQVTSEFSTNVVCLALCPGHDVLFACSGIAVHCQVHFARFLTSASLVRAFNDLKREGHDGLKIQVQRKGYVARGSLGDYNFDQGIALVSIKLFTLGVNPVKLYHQLEFLPCSKVVSVACATTGKLMVTSGILTDDTSGSENGKELMFSTCKISKDWEGGALFDYDGNFVGMNLSSVEERTSFLPTSIIIKHLEQFVPNMEVKFTMSCRPVTLRRYEEIQPRPYMHYPRDIYGDLDSLGYPKQSTTTIREGLILVNTFEETFGEVYDSGKGVWSRLGKTISNHFHQVVVSLAAFIGETRIFACTGLFIDWNGCTTILTSASLIRDPNDGNKIAENLKIEVNIPNEGCKEGILQHCNLHYNVALVDVEKFRPLCSSKILEEQWDPRILEDPNVVAVGRCFKSGVLMATHGKRTDWSGMLDCRDLRYSSCTITKAGIGGPLFDFKGRFVGMNFYDKKIGTPFVFKDHICRLLAQFEGKSTVDEVGSDDKPIRWPVPKPCWRHPHDELDDLRPPGYGEKSDRFGFTYVRGVRVDYH
- the LOC109774453 gene encoding uncharacterized protein isoform X2, coding for MTEHFETLLFLWFSVGNMLQIKRGTDDGLMENLRESSKKNRTCIGREETLDLSISGDLHRDSTLEEQIESDSGQSIWSELSEQVTSEFSTNVVCLALCPGHDVLFACSGIAVHCQVHFARFLTSASLVRAFNDLKREGHDGLKIQVQRKGYVARGSLGDYNFDQGIALVSIKLFTLGVNPVKLYHQLEFLPCSKVVSVACATTGKLMVTSGILTDDTSGSENGKELMFSTCKISKDWEGGALFDYDGNFVGMNLSSVEERTSFLPTSIIIKHLEQFVPNMEVKVVRPVTLRRYEEIQPRPYMHYPRDIYGDLDSLGYPKQSTTTIREGLILVNTFEETFGEVYDSGKGVWSRLGKTISNHFHQVVVSLAAFIGETRIFACTGLFIDWNGCTTILTSASLIRDPNDGNKIAENLKIEVNIPNEGCKEGILQHCNLHYNVALVDVEKFRPLCSSKILEEQWDPRILEDPNVVAVGRCFKSGVLMATHGKRTDWSGMLDCRDLRYSSCTITKAGIGGPLFDFKGRFVGMNFYDKKIGTPFVFKDHICRLLAQFEGKSTVDEVGSDDKPIRWPVPKPCWRHPHDELDDLRPPGYGEKSDRFGFTYVRGVRVDYH
- the LOC109774453 gene encoding uncharacterized protein isoform X3, which gives rise to MLQIKRGTDDGLMENLRESSKKNRTCIGREETLDLSISGDLHRDSTLEEQIESDSGQSIWSELSEQVTSEFSTNVVCLALCPGHDVLFACSGIAVHCQVHFARFLTSASLVRAFNDLKREGHDGLKIQVQRKGYVARGSLGDYNFDQGIALVSIKLFTLGVNPVKLYHQLEFLPCSKVVSVACATTGKLMVTSGILTDDTSGSENGKELMFSTCKISKDWEGGALFDYDGNFVGMNLSSVEERTSFLPTSIIIKHLEQFVPNMEVKFTMSCRPVTLRRYEEIQPRPYMHYPRDIYGDLDSLGYPKQSTTTIREGLILVNTFEETFGEVYDSGKGVWSRLGKTISNHFHQVVVSLAAFIGETRIFACTGLFIDWNGCTTILTSASLIRDPNDGNKIAENLKIEVNIPNEGCKEGILQHCNLHYNVALVDVEKFRPLCSSKILEEQWDPRILEDPNVVAVGRCFKSGVLMATHGKRTDWSGMLDCRDLRYSSCTITKAGIGGPLFDFKGRFVGMNFYDKKIGTPFVFKDHICRLLAQFEGKSTVDEVGSDDKPIRWPVPKPCWRHPHDELDDLRPPGYGEKSDRFGFTYVRGVRVDYH
- the LOC109774449 gene encoding uncharacterized protein translates to MGGWKGIAQVARDRPSGSAGARAQTFPKNQIPEKKRGKRQREKRAKAARPPAPPQPPPLVPPPPPRPARALPAPVGLDPASAPRDSAGGACPRVERQEEGSSSRAPCSAGARASTRPWQEELEPRTATSIRTRQEEGSSSRASWRAGAPRRNLRLLLRDAAEDDEAVAAYALKWLGFALYHPVLISTISGQLAQSILATLVRLIMTTKMKAICNLAVWCISVQQLEASVVEDGLTPLLNAIVYALDNPFGSLSTTFEAIQCIERAESKRAAAKRQRASGQLRRKEKRRSESGKGEKKT